A region of Phalacrocorax carbo chromosome 7, bPhaCar2.1, whole genome shotgun sequence DNA encodes the following proteins:
- the REC114 gene encoding meiotic recombination protein REC114, producing the protein MAVAGGGRASEPGQASGPTGAGDACFLGSATTWPLRRYGRFLPPTDCDDEGQNTSWKVFESNEESGHLILTIVVSGHFFISQGRTVLEGFSLIDSHKWLKIVRRADCLLLCAQAKNECRMFRVQFGGDSKEQVLGHCCGCVQKLAEYIPVQVMDEQSQQLYHSLNQLASAENQAKDTEQHASVLHIPDEPLTDSCLGEKRSVTQLAQSVLKKKFELPLMYRHSTWHAQELGPFIRLCLMDQNFPAFVEDVEKELKKLTEG; encoded by the exons ATGGCGgtggcgggcggggggcgcgccTCCGAGCCGGGGCAGGCCTCGGGGCCGACTGGCGCCGGCGACGCCTGCTTCCTTGGCAGCGCCACAACGTGGCCCTTGAGGCGCTACGGCCGCTTCCTGCCCCCGACGGACTGCGACGATGAAGGGCAAAACACGTCTTGGAAG gtttttgaATCAAATGAAGAGTCAGGCCATCTTATACTTACTATTGTTGTCTCTGGCCATTTCTTTATCTCCCAAGGGCGAACAGTACTG GAAGGCTTTTCATTAATTGATTCCCACAAGTGGCTAAAAATAGTAAGAAGAGCAGACTGCCTACTGCTTTGTGCACAGGCAAAG AATGAATGCCGCATGTTTCGTGTTCAGTTTGGTGGAGATTCAAAGGAACAGGTGCTGGGACACTGCTGTGGTTGTGTTCAGAAACTTGCGGAGTACATACCGGTTCAAGTAATGGATGAACAAAGCCAGCAGCTCTACCACAGCCTCAATCAGCTGGCTAGTGCTGAAAATCAAGCGAAGGACACTGAACAACATGCATCTGTACTACACATA CCAGATGAGCCTCTAACAGATTCCtgccttggggaaaaaagatctgTAACACAGCTAGcacag TCTGTTCTGAAAAAGAAGTTTGAGCTCCCCCTCATGTACCGGCATTCCACGTGGCATGCACAAGAACTGGGGCCCTTCATTCGCTTATGTCTTATGGATCAGAATTTCCCGGCTTTTGTGGAAGATGTGGAGAAGGAACTGAAAAAACTCACAGAAGGTTGA